Proteins encoded within one genomic window of Rossellomorea vietnamensis:
- the treC gene encoding alpha,alpha-phosphotrehalase: MKQAWWKRSVVYQIYPKSFYDTSGNGVGDIKGITAKLDYLKELGIDVVWITPIYKSPQNDNGYDISDYFNIHEEYGTMEDFDELLEEAHSRGIKIIMDIVINHTSTENQWFIESRKSKDNEYRDFYIWKDGKPDGSEPTNWQSKFGGNAWQYDEETGQYYLHLFDVTQADLNWENDEVRKKLYDMMHFWLKKGVDGFRLDVINLISKDQDFPDDDGSVAPGDGRKFYTDGPKVHEYMQEMNKEVFSQYDIMTVGEMSSTTIDNCIKYSNPERNELSMTFNFHHLKVDYPNGEKWSVADFDFLKLKDILSTWQREMNKGGGWNALFWCNHDQPRIVSRYGDDSEYRNESAKMLATTIHMMQGTPYIYQGEEFGMTNPKFTSIEEYRDVESLNTFNILKEQGKTEEEILEILRHKSRDNSRTPVQWNSNENAGFTSGTPWIPVAKNYQEINAEQALDDENSVFYHYQKLNRLRKEYDIIVDGDYQLILEDHPDIFAYVRNGDGEKLLVVNNFYGRETEFTLPDEVDVAGWSSEILISNYDDAKNVYSQISLRPYESVVFRLTK, encoded by the coding sequence ATGAAGCAGGCTTGGTGGAAGAGGTCGGTTGTGTATCAGATTTATCCGAAGAGTTTTTATGATACGTCGGGGAATGGCGTTGGGGATATTAAGGGGATTACGGCGAAGCTGGATTATTTGAAGGAGCTTGGGATTGATGTGGTGTGGATCACGCCGATTTATAAGTCTCCTCAGAACGATAACGGCTATGATATCAGCGACTATTTCAATATTCATGAAGAGTACGGGACGATGGAGGATTTCGATGAGCTTCTGGAGGAAGCTCACTCCCGCGGCATCAAGATCATCATGGACATCGTGATCAATCATACGTCGACAGAGAATCAGTGGTTCATTGAGTCCCGGAAGTCGAAGGACAATGAGTACCGTGACTTCTATATTTGGAAAGACGGCAAGCCGGACGGATCCGAACCGACCAACTGGCAGTCGAAGTTCGGAGGGAACGCATGGCAGTATGATGAGGAAACAGGTCAGTACTACCTTCATCTCTTTGACGTCACTCAGGCTGATTTGAATTGGGAGAACGATGAGGTGCGAAAGAAATTGTATGACATGATGCACTTCTGGCTGAAGAAAGGTGTCGACGGCTTCCGTCTTGACGTCATCAACCTCATCTCCAAAGATCAGGATTTCCCTGATGATGACGGTTCGGTTGCTCCCGGGGACGGACGCAAGTTTTACACGGACGGTCCCAAGGTTCATGAGTATATGCAGGAAATGAACAAGGAAGTCTTCTCCCAATACGACATCATGACCGTCGGGGAAATGTCTTCGACCACGATCGACAACTGTATCAAGTATTCCAACCCGGAACGCAATGAGCTCAGCATGACGTTCAATTTCCATCACTTGAAAGTGGATTACCCGAACGGGGAGAAATGGTCGGTGGCTGACTTCGACTTCCTGAAATTGAAGGACATCCTGTCTACCTGGCAGCGTGAAATGAACAAAGGCGGCGGTTGGAACGCCCTCTTCTGGTGCAACCATGATCAGCCTAGGATTGTGTCCCGCTACGGTGATGACAGTGAGTACCGTAACGAATCGGCTAAGATGCTCGCGACAACGATCCATATGATGCAGGGTACCCCTTATATCTATCAGGGGGAAGAGTTCGGAATGACAAATCCAAAGTTCACGAGCATCGAGGAGTATCGAGATGTAGAGTCCCTCAATACGTTCAATATATTGAAGGAACAAGGAAAAACGGAAGAAGAGATCCTCGAGATCCTGCGGCATAAATCCCGTGACAACTCACGGACACCGGTGCAGTGGAACAGTAACGAGAATGCCGGGTTCACAAGCGGTACCCCTTGGATCCCTGTGGCGAAGAACTACCAGGAAATCAATGCGGAACAGGCACTGGATGACGAAAATTCTGTCTTCTATCACTACCAGAAGCTGAACCGCCTCCGTAAGGAATATGACATCATCGTGGATGGTGACTACCAGCTGATTCTGGAAGATCACCCGGACATTTTTGCTTATGTACGGAATGGTGACGGCGAAAAACTGCTTGTGGTGAATAACTTCTACGGTCGAGAGACGGAGTTCACGCTTCCGGATGAGGTGGATGTTGCAGGCTGGTCGAGTGAGATTCTGATTTCGAATTATGATGATGCGAAGAATGTGTATTCTCAAATTTCGCTTCGTCCTTATGAGTCTGTGGTGTTCCGATTGACTAAATAA
- a CDS encoding YwqI/YxiC family protein: MNQNIILRMGEINESLKNIQAATESFEPTLVKDMASSNNLDVVTRLNELNTQLEDVARVYKNLLTANNASAANAIQDFKEVDDTISASIRSR, from the coding sequence ATGAACCAAAACATTATCCTGCGCATGGGTGAAATCAATGAATCCTTGAAGAACATCCAGGCTGCCACGGAATCTTTTGAACCAACCCTAGTAAAGGACATGGCGTCCTCCAATAACCTGGACGTTGTGACGAGATTGAACGAATTGAATACGCAGCTGGAGGATGTCGCCCGGGTATATAAGAACCTCCTGACAGCGAATAATGCATCTGCGGCCAACGCCATCCAGGACTTTAAAGAAGTCGACGACACCATTTCCGCTTCCATCCGGTCGCGTTAG
- a CDS encoding DUF4176 domain-containing protein, with protein MSKKDTTLLPIGTVVKLKKVDKPVMIYGRHQIQKKTENIFDYIAVPYPEGNLTEEFNVFFNRELIEGVIHPGLVSPAEELMREKVEEDMEKNRKNERNQDEN; from the coding sequence ATGAGTAAAAAAGACACCACCCTCCTCCCCATCGGAACGGTCGTGAAGTTAAAAAAGGTAGACAAACCGGTTATGATCTACGGCCGTCACCAAATTCAAAAAAAGACCGAAAACATCTTCGATTACATAGCGGTCCCTTATCCAGAGGGAAACCTGACAGAAGAATTCAACGTCTTCTTCAATCGTGAGCTTATCGAAGGCGTCATCCATCCGGGACTCGTTTCTCCTGCAGAAGAACTGATGAGGGAAAAAGTAGAAGAGGATATGGAGAAGAATCGTAAGAATGAAAGGAACCAAGATGAAAATTAA
- a CDS encoding DUF5082 domain-containing protein, whose translation MSYLSYLTSQLHEKKEQLVRLRNSLSSLNALQGEFLQHQSSVTAPDLTPTTWQGTLAKAFSEIREDMLLSYKDLSHNQLDTAITTIEDKIASLRTEIQSLETSIANERARIEQEQRKER comes from the coding sequence TTGTCCTATTTATCATATTTAACTTCCCAACTACATGAAAAAAAAGAGCAGCTTGTACGCTTGAGAAATTCCCTCTCCAGCCTCAATGCCCTTCAGGGAGAATTTCTTCAGCATCAATCTTCCGTTACAGCACCGGACCTTACCCCCACTACCTGGCAGGGTACATTAGCCAAAGCTTTCTCGGAAATACGGGAAGATATGTTGCTTTCCTATAAAGATCTATCTCATAACCAATTGGATACAGCCATCACCACCATCGAAGACAAAATCGCCTCACTCCGGACAGAGATCCAGTCCCTCGAAACGAGCATCGCCAATGAACGTGCCCGTATAGAGCAAGAACAGCGAAAGGAAAGATGA
- the treR gene encoding trehalose operon repressor, which yields MTKSNKYQQIFEDLSEKIQNGTYTANSILPSENELSVIYATSRETIRKALTLLAQKGLIQKLRGKGSLVLDVSRMSFPISGLVSFKELQTSMGRDQIETFVHDFGLISADEGIATQLETSRDAEIWKVVRSRKIGGERIILDKSYFLKDQVPLLTKEICENSIYEYLEGELRLPIDFAKKEIVVEECTDEDREYLDLNEYDHVVVVKNYVHLKDATLFEYTESRHRLDMFRFVDFARRKH from the coding sequence ATGACGAAAAGCAATAAATACCAACAAATCTTCGAGGATCTCTCTGAAAAAATACAGAACGGCACGTACACAGCGAACTCGATCCTGCCATCGGAAAACGAGCTCTCGGTGATTTATGCCACTTCACGTGAGACTATTCGTAAAGCGCTTACATTACTTGCTCAAAAAGGGCTGATACAGAAACTGCGCGGAAAAGGCTCCCTCGTCCTCGACGTGTCCCGCATGAGCTTTCCCATCTCAGGACTGGTAAGCTTTAAAGAGCTGCAGACCTCCATGGGTCGCGATCAGATCGAGACGTTTGTCCACGACTTCGGATTGATTTCTGCCGATGAAGGGATCGCTACTCAACTAGAAACGTCCCGTGACGCTGAAATTTGGAAAGTCGTCCGTTCCCGTAAAATCGGCGGCGAAAGGATCATTTTGGACAAGTCCTATTTTCTTAAAGATCAAGTCCCTCTCCTGACAAAAGAAATATGTGAGAACTCCATCTATGAATATCTCGAGGGAGAGCTCAGACTGCCCATCGATTTTGCCAAAAAAGAAATTGTTGTGGAAGAGTGTACGGATGAAGACCGGGAGTATCTGGATCTGAATGAATATGATCATGTAGTAGTTGTGAAGAACTATGTCCATTTGAAAGATGCGACGTTGTTTGAGTACACAGAATCGCGGCACAGGCTGGACATGTTCCGGTTTGTGGATTTTGCACGGAGAAAGCATTGA
- a CDS encoding sensor histidine kinase produces MSLKKIDTKMLDSILKKMVDTVDESKDEIFQIGEQCRTDYEELMRELLEVKEMVLRVIDEGDELQQKSKFARLRLSEVSKHFQTYSEDQVREAYEKAHDLQMKLSMNRQQEKQLRNRRDELERRLQALGDTIEKAENLCSQISVVLNYLNSDLRQVGEALEDAKQRQDFGLRIIEAQEDERKRLSREIHDGPAQMMANVMIRSDLIERVFREKSTEHAITEIRDLKRMVRSALYEVRRIIYDLRPMALDDLGLIPTLKKYLSTIEEYNQETSIQFVNMGLDIRLPSKFEVALFRLVQESVQNALKHAEATHIQVKVEVKKDQIIVVIKDNGKGFDKDKQKTGSFGIMGMKERVDLLEGDITIDSKVGAGTVILIQVPLNT; encoded by the coding sequence GTGTCACTTAAAAAAATAGACACCAAGATGTTGGATAGCATCCTGAAAAAGATGGTCGATACGGTTGACGAAAGTAAGGATGAGATCTTCCAGATTGGCGAGCAATGTCGAACTGATTATGAAGAATTGATGAGAGAATTACTGGAAGTGAAAGAAATGGTCCTGAGGGTGATTGATGAAGGAGATGAACTCCAGCAGAAATCAAAGTTTGCCCGGCTCAGACTATCTGAAGTCAGCAAGCATTTCCAAACCTATTCAGAAGACCAGGTAAGAGAAGCGTACGAGAAGGCTCATGACCTGCAGATGAAGCTATCCATGAACCGACAGCAGGAAAAGCAGCTTCGGAACCGCAGGGATGAACTGGAAAGACGCTTGCAGGCACTCGGGGACACGATTGAAAAGGCAGAGAATCTCTGCTCACAGATATCCGTCGTTCTCAATTATTTGAATAGTGACTTAAGGCAAGTGGGCGAGGCGCTTGAGGACGCGAAGCAGCGGCAGGATTTCGGGCTACGGATCATCGAGGCCCAGGAGGACGAGCGGAAGCGCTTATCCCGGGAGATCCATGACGGCCCTGCTCAAATGATGGCCAATGTGATGATTCGCTCGGATCTGATTGAACGAGTATTCAGGGAAAAGAGTACAGAGCATGCCATCACGGAAATCCGCGATTTGAAACGGATGGTCCGATCAGCCCTTTATGAGGTCCGCCGCATCATCTATGACCTCAGACCGATGGCGCTTGATGACCTCGGGTTGATACCGACCCTCAAAAAATACTTGAGTACAATCGAAGAGTATAACCAGGAGACCTCCATACAGTTTGTGAATATGGGGCTCGATATCAGACTTCCTTCCAAATTCGAAGTCGCTCTGTTCCGGTTGGTACAAGAAAGTGTCCAGAATGCCCTTAAGCACGCAGAAGCCACGCATATCCAAGTTAAAGTAGAAGTAAAGAAAGACCAAATAATAGTTGTCATCAAAGACAACGGCAAGGGATTCGATAAAGACAAACAAAAAACAGGATCCTTTGGAATCATGGGGATGAAAGAACGTGTCGACCTTCTCGAAGGAGACATCACGATTGACTCAAAAGTAGGAGCAGGGACGGTCATACTGATCCAGGTTCCGCTTAATACGTAA
- a CDS encoding ribonuclease YeeF family protein: MKTLDNQSLHSGIEDLRSKLETQKEQLTGLRQAVEQFSGSHDAFSGQGGDAVRSFYQDLHTPFLTFYSLTLLNYERVLTALKSASIQLESDTSGFIRQPFLDGELRDGLNKTENTTLDLVDETNQALDAIRDIIHVPSIQDQTFLSNTKRAEQKITQTLEDLTSFDTDQTKALDTVDHDIQLMKRYIYEIEGMFKNGKITVDSYSGTELNQSFHRQPFMSTLSDKLEFESLLVSRMTISSEYDSLKQLLMLNGQGNTSSFISYYSDDLAMSSVGKAQTSYRVCYPPEKNEYVIDKKVEDGFGSDGVGNAGLNFTNDYDEGHLAFNLDGSVVNTNNMDDVPSFVEQKVLFGEMDADIPYSFKSTGEALLYGQNIGLKTEANVSKTTFAHDNSPAALDLAFGQAEAKANVENYTASAGIGVAAAKTELKLEPLNWFGYEPLEEWFGFDYDPYIAVDVSLGSAGVSGSVGMETGVYAAYGIGVGVKGGLEEDKK; this comes from the coding sequence ATGAAAACTCTTGATAACCAATCATTACATAGCGGTATAGAAGATTTACGAAGCAAGCTGGAAACCCAGAAAGAACAATTGACGGGGCTCAGGCAAGCCGTCGAGCAGTTCTCCGGTTCCCATGATGCCTTCAGCGGGCAGGGTGGTGACGCCGTCAGGTCTTTCTACCAGGATCTTCACACCCCTTTTCTGACGTTCTACAGCCTTACCCTGCTAAACTATGAAAGGGTCCTGACCGCTTTGAAGTCGGCCTCCATTCAACTGGAATCCGACACTTCAGGATTTATTCGTCAACCATTCCTCGATGGGGAGCTGAGGGATGGCCTGAACAAAACGGAAAACACCACCCTGGATCTCGTAGATGAGACGAATCAGGCATTGGACGCCATCCGGGATATCATTCATGTCCCTTCCATCCAGGACCAGACGTTCCTCAGTAATACGAAACGAGCCGAACAGAAAATCACACAGACCCTGGAGGATTTAACTTCTTTTGACACGGACCAAACGAAAGCCCTGGATACTGTGGACCATGACATTCAGCTGATGAAACGTTATATTTATGAAATAGAGGGAATGTTTAAGAATGGGAAGATCACAGTCGATAGCTACTCCGGTACAGAATTGAATCAATCCTTTCACCGCCAGCCTTTCATGAGTACGCTCTCAGACAAGTTGGAGTTTGAAAGTCTGCTAGTATCCAGAATGACCATTTCGAGTGAATACGATTCCCTGAAGCAATTGCTGATGCTGAACGGGCAGGGGAATACCAGTTCATTCATCTCTTATTATTCAGATGATCTTGCTATGTCAAGTGTTGGTAAAGCCCAAACTTCTTACAGGGTATGCTACCCTCCGGAGAAAAATGAATATGTCATAGATAAAAAAGTAGAAGATGGATTTGGTTCTGACGGTGTCGGGAACGCAGGTCTGAACTTTACGAATGACTATGATGAGGGTCACCTTGCATTTAATTTAGACGGCTCTGTCGTAAATACCAATAATATGGACGACGTTCCCTCCTTTGTGGAGCAAAAGGTTTTATTCGGAGAGATGGACGCCGACATTCCTTATTCATTCAAATCCACAGGTGAAGCGCTTCTCTACGGTCAAAATATCGGGTTGAAAACTGAAGCAAACGTATCGAAAACGACCTTTGCCCACGACAATTCACCTGCTGCCCTTGACCTGGCATTTGGTCAGGCAGAAGCGAAAGCAAACGTCGAAAACTACACGGCAAGTGCAGGTATAGGAGTTGCCGCCGCCAAAACGGAACTAAAACTTGAACCCCTGAATTGGTTTGGCTACGAACCCCTGGAAGAGTGGTTTGGTTTCGATTATGATCCATACATCGCTGTCGATGTATCCTTAGGCAGCGCAGGTGTCAGTGGTTCAGTCGGGATGGAAACCGGGGTTTATGCCGCCTACGGAATTGGCGTAGGAGTCAAAGGCGGACTTGAAGAAGATAAGAAATAA
- the treP gene encoding PTS system trehalose-specific EIIBC component has translation MSVKREDVLEIIEAIGGKDNIRTATHCVTRLRLVLNDEKKVDKERLEAIDLVKGSFSSNGQFQVVIGQGLVNKAYQILAEETGIEHASKQDVKDAATQNLNPLQRAIKVLADIFIPILPAIVTAGLLMGLNNILTGPGIFYDEKSVIDVHKQWADFASIINLIANTAFVFLPGLIGWSAVKRFGGSPLLGIVLGLMLVHPDLLNAWSYASAEKIPTWNLFGFEVDKIGYQGQVLPILFASYLLAKIEMFLDKRVHDSIKLLVVAPVALLITGFAAFILIGPVTFFIGNMLTDSVVWVFDHVSWLGGLLYGGLYAVMVITGMHHTFLAVDLQLVGSEGGTFLWPILALSNIAQGSAALAMMVVAKKENEKLRGLAGTSAISAYLGITEPAMFGVNLRYRYPFISALIGSAIGGVLLAMTGTKAFSIGVGGLPGFLSIIPEYWLPFFIGMAICIVVPFVLTIVWSKFSKNEPA, from the coding sequence ATGAGCGTGAAACGTGAGGACGTTCTCGAAATCATTGAAGCGATTGGCGGCAAGGATAATATCCGTACAGCCACGCACTGTGTGACTCGTCTGAGGCTTGTGCTGAATGATGAGAAGAAAGTGGATAAAGAAAGATTAGAGGCAATTGATCTGGTGAAGGGTTCCTTCTCCTCCAACGGTCAGTTCCAGGTTGTCATCGGACAAGGTCTTGTGAATAAAGCGTATCAAATTTTGGCAGAGGAAACAGGGATCGAGCATGCATCGAAACAGGATGTAAAGGATGCGGCTACCCAGAACCTGAATCCCCTGCAGCGCGCGATCAAGGTACTGGCGGATATCTTCATTCCGATCCTGCCTGCGATTGTAACGGCCGGTTTGTTGATGGGTCTGAATAATATTCTGACCGGACCGGGGATTTTCTATGATGAGAAATCGGTCATCGATGTTCATAAGCAGTGGGCAGACTTTGCCTCGATCATTAACTTGATTGCTAACACGGCCTTTGTGTTCCTGCCAGGGTTGATCGGTTGGTCAGCAGTCAAGCGTTTTGGCGGAAGTCCATTACTCGGTATCGTATTAGGTCTTATGCTTGTTCATCCGGACTTACTGAACGCTTGGTCCTATGCAAGTGCAGAGAAGATTCCTACATGGAACTTATTCGGATTTGAAGTCGACAAGATCGGGTATCAAGGACAAGTTCTCCCGATTCTTTTCGCTTCCTATCTATTAGCGAAGATTGAAATGTTCCTGGATAAGAGAGTTCATGACTCCATCAAGCTATTGGTCGTGGCCCCGGTAGCCCTTCTGATTACTGGATTCGCCGCTTTCATCCTCATCGGACCTGTTACCTTCTTTATCGGGAACATGCTGACGGATAGCGTCGTATGGGTGTTCGATCACGTATCATGGTTAGGTGGTCTCCTGTATGGTGGTTTATACGCCGTCATGGTTATCACGGGGATGCACCATACGTTCCTTGCAGTGGACTTACAGCTGGTCGGTAGTGAAGGTGGAACATTCCTATGGCCGATCCTTGCCCTATCGAATATTGCACAAGGTTCAGCAGCGCTTGCCATGATGGTGGTAGCGAAAAAGGAAAACGAAAAGCTTCGCGGCCTGGCAGGTACGTCAGCCATCTCGGCTTATTTAGGTATTACGGAACCGGCGATGTTCGGGGTCAACCTGCGCTACCGCTATCCGTTCATCAGTGCCTTGATCGGATCTGCCATCGGTGGTGTACTCTTAGCGATGACAGGAACGAAAGCATTCTCCATCGGTGTAGGTGGATTGCCTGGATTCCTATCCATCATTCCTGAATACTGGCTTCCGTTCTTCATCGGAATGGCCATCTGTATCGTCGTACCGTTCGTACTGACAATCGTCTGGTCCAAATTCAGCAAAAATGAACCAGCCTAA
- a CDS encoding response regulator, translated as MATNIVIIDDHQLFREGVKRILEFEPSFNVVAEGDDGSEAMNLVEAHEPDVVLMDINMPETNGVEATRELMDKYPDTKVIILSIHDDENYVNHALKTGALGYLLKEMDSDALVDAVKIVAEGGSYVHPKVTHNLVAEYKRLANAQNSGGFQQSEVRRPLHLLTRRECEVLQMLADGKSNRGIGEGLYISEKTVKNHVSNILQKMNVNDRTQAVVTAIKNGWVEVR; from the coding sequence ATGGCAACAAATATTGTTATCATTGACGATCATCAGCTTTTCAGGGAAGGGGTTAAACGAATCCTCGAATTCGAACCTTCTTTCAACGTAGTAGCAGAAGGTGATGACGGTTCAGAAGCAATGAACCTCGTCGAAGCACATGAACCCGACGTAGTCCTCATGGATATCAACATGCCTGAGACAAACGGCGTGGAAGCGACTCGTGAACTAATGGACAAGTACCCGGATACGAAAGTCATCATCCTGTCCATCCACGATGACGAGAACTATGTGAACCATGCACTGAAAACGGGTGCACTTGGTTACCTATTAAAAGAAATGGACTCAGACGCACTGGTTGACGCTGTGAAAATCGTCGCTGAAGGCGGTTCATACGTCCATCCTAAAGTGACGCATAATCTGGTTGCAGAATACAAGCGCCTGGCAAACGCCCAAAATTCAGGCGGGTTCCAGCAATCCGAAGTTCGCCGCCCGCTTCACCTGTTAACACGCCGCGAATGTGAAGTCCTGCAAATGCTTGCAGACGGTAAGAGCAACCGTGGCATCGGTGAAGGATTATATATCAGTGAAAAGACTGTTAAAAATCATGTAAGTAATATACTACAAAAAATGAACGTAAACGACCGTACCCAGGCAGTAGTCACTGCCATCAAGAACGGTTGGGTGGAAGTACGATAA
- a CDS encoding glycosyltransferase family 4 protein, with translation MYSLIDFVIAFAISLVVSVAVTPLVIKFAKRFGFVDKPDHRKVHKGLMPRVGGLSIVIGASAGLLYLNDLILPLWPVILGGGIILIVGILDDRFTLSPKAKLVGQILAACIVVFADFKIDFITLPFVAERIYLGNFSYVFGILWIVGITNAINLIDGLDGLAGGVSVIAMTSIMALAAMNGQYMVVALTVILIGGTIGFLFFNFNPAKIFMGDTGALFLGYCISIISLLGLFKSVTIFSLVVPIIILAIPIFDTFFAIIRRILNKQKISAPDKSHLHHRLLDMGFSHKETVLIIYAIGAFFGLCAILFTRSTLWGAILFSAVLVILIQLTAEVVGLIGQHKPLLNTMKKLRER, from the coding sequence ATGTACTCTCTAATTGATTTTGTAATTGCTTTTGCTATTTCTTTAGTTGTTTCCGTAGCAGTGACTCCATTAGTGATCAAATTCGCCAAACGATTTGGCTTTGTCGATAAACCGGATCATCGAAAGGTCCATAAAGGGCTAATGCCCCGTGTAGGTGGATTATCGATCGTCATCGGTGCATCAGCCGGCCTGTTGTACTTGAATGATTTGATCTTACCACTATGGCCCGTCATTCTTGGGGGAGGAATCATCCTGATCGTCGGGATCCTTGATGACCGCTTCACCCTATCACCAAAAGCAAAACTTGTTGGACAAATCCTGGCAGCATGCATCGTCGTGTTTGCGGATTTTAAAATTGACTTTATCACATTGCCGTTTGTGGCAGAGCGTATATATTTAGGGAATTTCAGTTATGTGTTCGGGATTTTATGGATTGTCGGTATCACCAATGCCATCAACCTGATTGATGGTTTAGATGGACTGGCAGGCGGAGTATCCGTCATCGCCATGACGTCCATCATGGCTCTCGCAGCCATGAATGGCCAATACATGGTGGTTGCCCTTACGGTAATCTTAATCGGTGGGACCATCGGATTCCTGTTCTTCAACTTTAACCCTGCCAAGATCTTTATGGGTGACACTGGAGCCCTGTTCCTTGGCTATTGTATATCGATCATCTCATTGCTTGGATTATTCAAGAGTGTGACGATCTTCAGTTTAGTTGTTCCAATTATCATCCTGGCTATACCGATCTTCGATACGTTCTTTGCCATCATCCGACGTATCCTTAATAAACAAAAGATTTCAGCACCAGATAAATCGCATCTGCACCATCGCTTACTGGACATGGGCTTCTCTCATAAAGAAACCGTACTGATCATCTATGCGATCGGAGCATTTTTCGGACTATGTGCCATTCTTTTCACACGATCTACCCTATGGGGAGCCATTCTTTTCTCTGCAGTGCTTGTCATATTGATTCAACTGACTGCAGAAGTGGTCGGACTGATCGGTCAGCACAAACCGCTTCTTAATACGATGAAGAAACTGCGTGAACGTTAA
- a CDS encoding aspartyl-phosphate phosphatase Spo0E family protein produces the protein MNAAPMVQTLKQEMESKRLELKYFAQYHGFSHPATVKLSQELDELFNLYHQLNQK, from the coding sequence ATGAATGCTGCTCCAATGGTTCAAACCCTCAAGCAAGAAATGGAATCAAAACGTCTGGAACTAAAATACTTTGCCCAATACCATGGTTTCTCACATCCCGCGACGGTGAAACTCAGCCAGGAACTTGATGAACTCTTTAACCTCTATCACCAATTGAATCAAAAATAA
- a CDS encoding YigZ family protein, which yields MLHQYNTVKGFGENEINIERSRFITYVNRVETEEDAQEFIASIKKKHHDANHNCSAYMIGEQNMTQKANDDGEPSGTAGVPMLEVLKKRDLKDTVVVVTRYFGGIKLGAGGLIRAYGRATSEGLNATGIVERRLMRIMKSTIDYTWLGKVENEVRSSPYQLKDIHYLESVEVEVYVEEANTSAFTEWMTELTNGQAVITEGDVEYLESPLVTDS from the coding sequence TTGCTACATCAGTATAATACCGTCAAGGGTTTTGGAGAAAATGAAATCAATATCGAACGCTCACGATTCATCACTTATGTGAATCGGGTCGAGACCGAGGAAGATGCTCAGGAATTCATTGCATCGATCAAAAAGAAGCACCATGATGCCAATCATAACTGCTCTGCCTATATGATCGGCGAGCAGAATATGACCCAGAAAGCGAATGATGACGGAGAACCGAGTGGGACAGCCGGGGTTCCGATGCTGGAAGTGTTGAAAAAGCGGGACTTGAAGGACACTGTCGTTGTGGTGACACGTTATTTTGGCGGGATCAAGCTTGGGGCTGGCGGACTGATCCGCGCGTATGGACGGGCCACGTCTGAAGGCTTGAACGCGACAGGGATCGTCGAAAGAAGATTGATGCGCATCATGAAGTCCACGATTGATTATACGTGGCTCGGGAAAGTGGAGAATGAAGTGAGATCCTCCCCTTATCAACTGAAGGACATTCATTACCTGGAGTCTGTAGAGGTTGAGGTCTATGTGGAAGAAGCAAATACATCTGCATTCACGGAATGGATGACTGAGCTGACAAATGGGCAGGCCGTCATAACGGAGGGTGATGTGGAATACCTTGAATCCCCTTTAGTAACCGACTCCTAA
- a CDS encoding DUF4176 domain-containing protein translates to MKIKFLFMLICITFTLLGCSQTTADKPDKKEEVKEESLDPTKLLPIGTVVKLSKVDKSVMIYGYNQIQVSTNKQYDYIGVPYPEGNISPDYNVFFNRNLIEEVLHNGYVTDEDKKIREEADREENTY, encoded by the coding sequence ATGAAAATTAAATTTCTATTTATGCTTATATGTATCACATTCACTTTACTTGGCTGCAGCCAGACAACTGCCGATAAACCTGATAAGAAAGAGGAAGTAAAAGAAGAAAGCCTGGATCCGACTAAGCTTCTTCCCATTGGAACCGTCGTAAAGCTGTCTAAAGTGGATAAATCGGTCATGATTTATGGCTACAATCAAATCCAGGTGAGTACGAATAAACAATACGACTATATCGGGGTTCCTTACCCGGAAGGCAATATTTCGCCAGACTACAATGTTTTCTTTAACAGGAACCTGATCGAAGAGGTTTTACATAACGGCTACGTGACCGATGAAGATAAGAAGATTCGTGAAGAAGCCGACCGTGAGGAAAATACTTACTAG